The following proteins are co-located in the Oscillospiraceae bacterium genome:
- a CDS encoding sigma-70 family RNA polymerase sigma factor, with product MRAKALRLLDDTTLCGQAQAGDRQAEELLILRYTRHVRRCAHPLFLMGGDNEDLNQEGLLGLLSAIRDYRADGTAAFATYAETCIRNRLASAISKANRLKHTPLNSSLSMDVPQLAAVLHDFNVIDPEKWVIEREEGREFAQLLAGMLSSIESRVLQLYCDGYSYREIAAQMNVKSKTVDNAIQRIKKKLRSVL from the coding sequence ATGAGGGCAAAAGCATTGCGGTTGTTGGATGATACGACCTTGTGCGGCCAAGCGCAAGCAGGAGACCGACAAGCCGAAGAATTGCTGATTTTGCGATATACACGGCACGTGCGACGTTGTGCCCATCCGTTATTTTTAATGGGCGGAGACAATGAAGACCTCAACCAAGAAGGGTTGTTGGGACTTTTGTCAGCCATTCGTGATTACCGGGCTGACGGCACGGCGGCATTTGCTACCTACGCTGAAACCTGCATTCGTAATCGTTTGGCATCGGCTATTTCCAAAGCCAATCGGCTGAAACATACACCATTGAACTCTTCCTTGTCGATGGACGTGCCGCAGTTGGCAGCTGTGCTACATGACTTTAATGTGATTGATCCAGAGAAGTGGGTGATTGAGCGCGAAGAGGGACGTGAGTTCGCGCAGTTGCTGGCTGGAATGCTGTCAAGCATTGAATCGAGAGTGTTGCAATTGTATTGCGATGGGTATTCCTACCGTGAGATTGCTGCGCAGATGAATGTGAAAAGCAAGACGGTGGATAACGCCATCCAGCGCATCAAGAAAAAATTAAGAAGTGTTTTGTAA